In a single window of the Micromonospora sp. WMMD1155 genome:
- a CDS encoding Xaa-Pro dipeptidyl-peptidase encodes MRRPRHLALLSVGVSGALVLSAAPTATAAPPTATTPTGIVVSDGMTQPVFSLADAIEERVFVQTPVDTDHDGRLDRVAIDISRPRETATTGFKVPVIFEHSPYRKGTWGDVPYPSVLVDELPQNGLTDRTGRRALDASVQRAQAKANLPGSLDDYYVPRGYAVVLGQSVGTGDSDGCPTSGDQAETLGTKAVIDWLNGRAKGYDADGAPVTAGWTTGAVGMTGVSYNGTLPNQVATTGVKGLKTIVPVSAISSWYDYYRANGLVVAPGTYQGEDLDILAQYTAGQARAEGQCADELATITEEQDRITGDYSTFWQDRDYLDARNVKASVFVVHGLNDWNVKTEHFAGWWDQLAKRDVPRKIWLHQGGHGGPGSSASVTLPSGQTWTYKQTENRWFDYWLWNVRNGIMDEPTAVLQREDRAYTTYANWPDPAVREVGLRFAATDATTPGALTTGKPPKAKVEQSFVDQGRTIHPDTLVSNPDTASANRLAYRSPELTQSVRISGRPEMRLRMAIDNKPDANLTAYLVDYGPAGSTAAPTVVTRGWMDPQNRTGDARTTPVKQGKMYDYRWTMEPKDYIFPAGHRIGVVVFSSDQEYTLLPLGGTELRVAPNDSELRLPVVGGRTVLGF; translated from the coding sequence GTGCGTCGACCCCGTCATCTAGCGCTCCTGAGCGTCGGTGTGTCCGGCGCACTGGTGCTCAGCGCAGCCCCCACCGCGACGGCTGCACCGCCGACCGCCACCACGCCCACCGGCATCGTGGTCAGCGACGGCATGACCCAACCGGTGTTCTCACTCGCCGACGCGATCGAGGAGCGGGTGTTCGTCCAGACGCCGGTGGACACCGACCACGACGGCCGGCTCGACCGGGTCGCGATCGACATCTCCCGACCCCGGGAGACCGCGACCACCGGCTTCAAGGTGCCGGTCATCTTCGAGCACAGCCCGTACCGCAAGGGCACCTGGGGTGACGTGCCGTACCCGAGCGTGCTCGTTGACGAGCTGCCGCAGAACGGTCTGACCGATCGCACCGGACGCCGTGCGCTCGACGCGAGCGTCCAGCGGGCCCAGGCGAAGGCCAACCTGCCCGGCTCGCTGGACGACTACTACGTGCCCCGCGGGTACGCGGTGGTGCTGGGCCAGAGCGTCGGCACCGGCGACTCGGACGGCTGCCCGACCAGCGGCGACCAGGCCGAGACGCTCGGCACCAAGGCGGTCATCGACTGGCTCAACGGCCGGGCCAAGGGGTACGACGCCGACGGCGCCCCGGTCACCGCCGGCTGGACCACCGGCGCGGTCGGCATGACCGGCGTCTCCTACAACGGCACCCTGCCCAACCAGGTGGCCACCACCGGGGTCAAGGGGCTCAAGACCATCGTCCCGGTCTCGGCGATCAGCAGCTGGTACGACTACTACCGAGCCAACGGCCTGGTCGTCGCACCCGGCACGTACCAGGGCGAGGACCTCGACATCCTGGCCCAGTACACCGCCGGGCAGGCACGCGCCGAAGGGCAGTGCGCCGACGAACTCGCGACGATCACCGAGGAGCAGGACCGAATCACCGGCGACTACTCGACGTTCTGGCAGGACCGCGACTACCTCGACGCCCGCAACGTCAAGGCCAGCGTCTTCGTCGTACACGGCCTCAACGACTGGAACGTGAAGACCGAGCACTTCGCCGGCTGGTGGGACCAGCTCGCCAAGCGCGACGTACCCCGCAAGATCTGGCTGCACCAGGGCGGGCACGGCGGCCCCGGCAGCAGCGCCTCGGTGACCCTGCCCAGCGGGCAGACCTGGACGTACAAGCAGACCGAGAACCGCTGGTTCGACTACTGGCTGTGGAACGTGCGCAACGGCATCATGGACGAGCCGACCGCCGTGCTCCAGCGCGAGGACCGGGCCTACACCACGTACGCCAACTGGCCCGACCCCGCCGTCCGTGAGGTGGGCCTGCGGTTCGCCGCCACCGACGCCACCACCCCGGGTGCCCTCACCACCGGTAAGCCGCCGAAGGCCAAGGTCGAGCAGAGCTTCGTCGACCAGGGCCGGACCATCCACCCGGACACCCTGGTGTCCAACCCGGACACCGCGAGCGCGAACCGCCTCGCGTACCGCTCCCCCGAGCTGACGCAGAGCGTACGCATCTCCGGGCGGCCGGAGATGCGACTGCGGATGGCGATCGACAACAAGCCGGACGCGAACCTGACCGCGTACCTGGTCGACTATGGTCCGGCCGGGTCGACCGCCGCGCCGACGGTGGTGACCCGGGGTTGGATGGATCCGCAGAACCGCACCGGCGACGCCCGGACGACGCCGGTCAAGCAGGGCAAGATGTACGACTACCGGTGGACCATGGAACCGAAGGACTACATCTTCCCGGCGGGTCACCGGATCGGCGTGGTCGTGTTCTCCAGCGACCAGGAGTACACCCTGCTGCCGTTGGGCGGCACCGAGTTGCGGGTCGCGCCGAACGACAGCGAACTGCGGCTTCCCGTGGTCGGCGGGCGGACCGTCCTCGGCTTCTGA
- a CDS encoding S8 family serine peptidase yields the protein MLRRTRWLMAVAVTATTLTALPGGSATAGGIDRPGAPAASTDGRTHTVTLLTGDVVTVRSTGSGCPQATIRPVDQNAVISQSCGPDGHLHVVPARVASQVGSVLDPDLFDVTTLIADGYDDDNSAELPLIVQPATASARVAALGDVLPLPSIGAVAGRVPKKNPATAKLATTSLLAGAKKVWLDRKVRATALTGGGQHAALDRNLGQIAAPDAWKAGYTGKGTTVAVLDTGADFTHPDLVGRIADRADFTVEGGDAVDHNGHGTHVASTIAGTGAAAHGRRRGVAPDAKLLIGKVLDDHGYGDDSGIIAAMEWAAPRADVINMSLGGSDADDGNDPLSLAVDGLSKATGALFVIAAGNNGAQISSPGSAATALTVGAVDRDDKLADFSSRGPLINNHAAKPELVAPGVDIVAARAAGTNLQDPIDEHYEAISGTSMASPHAAGAAALLAQRHLDWTGQQLKAALVGAADPLTGVDAYAVGAGRLNAARALGGPTSDQPVVNLGTFAYPQSGTSETKLSWTGGSTPATAVLDLDVSIVNHDGRSVPRGAASLSTSRVTLKRGATGAATLRIDRKALASRPGLYLATVTARTGRTVVASTPVSFYVEQPSYDLTIHTKPMPGLREGADAWINLMVANLTDPLLFYGGGGGTPGDTFTLRVPAGRYSVLGASIAYYVDSDVQESTLTAAGDLDVHAARSVTLDPAQARPVTATVDGMPTKTTRTDVTTFQTAVNGLPWWHQISGFGTATAVRSVAIPKPTIGSRRTWAAVNMDSPAGTAEPYRYNIVHEYADGVPADPSFRVTRAEQARLARIDERFHQTDSPEMYTTFVRFGETPDGVPVTQTFEGIMPPSRTSYLSPEIVWADQGVYGGLGAMEAPRQYRPGSRQSKVWARQPLHSDWYDDPAGDGWSCATPPSRTRGNLHLDMVTLTDQHQRADCLQGEAIGVKRKLSLYRNGKLVDERSGPVGDFTVPQSMADYRATLDVDTSLILPISTRVNTSWTFRSAGPDGTGSVPVPLLAVDYALPMDHDNHPVDGTAELAVRQAHGVKTQKVTSFQVWTSTDDGGTWKTARVTRSGDTYRVALPKATAGQAVSLRVKATGNGGSGIDQTIIRAYRAG from the coding sequence ATGCTCAGGAGAACGCGGTGGCTGATGGCGGTTGCCGTCACGGCCACGACGCTGACCGCCCTACCGGGCGGCTCGGCCACAGCCGGCGGCATCGACCGGCCCGGTGCACCCGCCGCCTCGACCGACGGCAGGACGCACACCGTCACCCTGCTGACCGGCGACGTGGTGACTGTCCGCAGCACCGGCTCGGGGTGCCCGCAGGCGACGATCCGGCCGGTCGACCAGAACGCGGTGATCAGCCAGAGCTGCGGCCCGGACGGTCACCTGCACGTCGTCCCCGCCCGGGTCGCGTCCCAGGTCGGCTCGGTCCTCGACCCCGACCTGTTCGACGTCACCACGCTGATCGCCGACGGGTACGACGACGACAACTCCGCCGAGTTGCCGCTCATCGTGCAGCCCGCCACGGCGTCCGCCCGGGTCGCCGCGCTCGGCGACGTGCTGCCGCTGCCCAGCATCGGCGCGGTCGCCGGCCGCGTACCCAAGAAGAACCCGGCCACCGCGAAGCTGGCGACCACGTCGCTGCTCGCCGGCGCGAAGAAGGTCTGGCTCGACCGCAAGGTCCGCGCGACCGCGCTGACCGGCGGCGGACAGCACGCCGCCCTGGACCGCAACCTGGGCCAGATCGCCGCGCCGGACGCCTGGAAGGCCGGCTACACCGGCAAGGGGACCACCGTCGCGGTACTCGACACCGGCGCCGACTTCACCCACCCGGACCTGGTCGGGCGGATCGCCGACCGGGCCGACTTCACCGTCGAGGGCGGCGACGCCGTCGACCACAACGGCCACGGTACGCACGTCGCGTCGACGATCGCCGGGACCGGCGCCGCCGCACACGGCCGGCGTCGTGGTGTCGCGCCCGACGCCAAGCTGCTGATCGGCAAGGTCCTGGACGACCACGGCTACGGCGACGACTCCGGGATCATCGCGGCCATGGAATGGGCTGCCCCCCGAGCCGACGTCATCAACATGAGCCTCGGTGGCAGCGACGCCGACGACGGCAACGACCCGCTCTCGCTCGCCGTCGACGGCCTGAGCAAGGCCACCGGCGCACTCTTCGTCATCGCCGCCGGCAACAACGGCGCGCAGATCTCCTCGCCCGGGTCGGCCGCCACCGCGCTCACCGTCGGCGCCGTCGACCGTGACGACAAGCTCGCCGACTTCTCCAGCCGCGGACCGCTGATCAACAACCACGCGGCCAAGCCGGAGCTGGTCGCGCCCGGCGTCGACATCGTCGCCGCACGGGCCGCCGGCACGAACCTGCAGGACCCGATCGACGAGCACTACGAGGCGATCAGCGGCACCTCGATGGCCAGCCCGCACGCGGCGGGCGCCGCCGCGCTGCTCGCCCAGCGCCACCTGGACTGGACCGGCCAGCAGCTCAAGGCCGCACTCGTCGGCGCGGCCGACCCGCTGACCGGCGTCGACGCGTACGCCGTCGGAGCCGGGCGGCTCAACGCGGCCCGGGCCCTCGGCGGCCCGACCAGCGACCAGCCGGTGGTCAACCTCGGCACGTTCGCGTACCCGCAGTCCGGGACCAGCGAGACGAAGCTGAGCTGGACCGGCGGGTCCACCCCGGCCACGGCGGTCCTCGACCTCGACGTGTCGATCGTCAACCACGACGGCCGGAGCGTGCCGCGCGGCGCGGCGTCGTTGTCGACGAGCCGGGTGACCCTCAAGCGGGGTGCCACCGGGGCGGCGACGCTGCGGATCGACCGCAAGGCGCTGGCCAGCCGACCGGGCCTCTACCTGGCCACCGTCACCGCCCGCACCGGCCGCACCGTGGTCGCCTCCACGCCGGTGAGCTTCTACGTCGAGCAGCCCAGCTACGACCTGACGATCCACACCAAGCCGATGCCCGGCCTGCGGGAGGGCGCGGACGCCTGGATCAACCTCATGGTCGCCAACCTCACCGACCCCCTGCTGTTCTACGGCGGGGGCGGCGGCACGCCCGGGGACACCTTCACCCTGCGGGTGCCGGCCGGGCGGTACTCGGTGCTCGGCGCGTCGATCGCCTACTACGTCGACAGCGACGTGCAGGAGAGCACCCTCACCGCGGCGGGTGACCTGGACGTGCACGCCGCCCGGAGCGTGACCCTCGACCCGGCGCAGGCCCGGCCGGTCACGGCGACCGTCGACGGGATGCCCACCAAGACCACCCGGACCGACGTCACCACCTTCCAGACCGCGGTGAACGGCCTGCCGTGGTGGCACCAGATCAGCGGGTTCGGGACGGCGACGGCGGTCCGCAGCGTGGCGATCCCGAAGCCCACCATCGGATCGCGGCGCACCTGGGCGGCCGTCAACATGGACTCGCCGGCCGGCACCGCGGAGCCGTACCGCTACAACATCGTGCACGAGTACGCCGACGGCGTGCCGGCCGACCCGTCGTTCCGGGTGACCAGGGCGGAGCAGGCCCGGCTGGCCCGCATCGACGAGCGGTTCCACCAGACCGACTCGCCGGAGATGTACACCACGTTCGTCCGCTTCGGCGAGACTCCCGACGGGGTGCCGGTGACCCAGACCTTCGAGGGGATCATGCCGCCGAGCCGGACGTCGTACCTCTCACCGGAGATCGTCTGGGCCGACCAGGGTGTCTACGGCGGACTGGGGGCCATGGAGGCGCCGCGCCAGTACCGGCCGGGCAGCCGGCAGTCGAAGGTCTGGGCGCGGCAGCCGCTGCACTCCGACTGGTACGACGACCCGGCCGGTGACGGCTGGAGCTGCGCCACCCCGCCGTCGCGGACCCGGGGCAACCTGCACCTGGACATGGTGACGCTCACCGACCAGCACCAGCGGGCCGACTGCCTGCAGGGCGAGGCGATCGGCGTGAAGCGCAAGCTGTCGCTGTACCGCAACGGCAAGCTGGTCGACGAGCGGTCAGGCCCGGTCGGCGATTTCACCGTTCCGCAATCGATGGCCGACTACCGGGCGACGCTCGACGTCGACACCAGTCTGATCCTGCCGATCTCCACCAGGGTCAACACCTCGTGGACGTTCCGGTCGGCCGGTCCAGACGGGACCGGGAGCGTGCCGGTGCCGCTGCTCGCCGTCGACTACGCCCTGCCGATGGACCACGACAACCACCCGGTCGACGGAACGGCCGAGCTGGCCGTCCGGCAGGCGCACGGTGTGAAGACGCAGAAGGTGACCTCGTTCCAGGTCTGGACCTCGACCGACGACGGCGGCACCTGGAAGACCGCCCGGGTCACCCGGAGCGGCGACACCTACCGCGTCGCGCTGCCGAAGGCCACCGCCGGGCAGGCCGTCTCCCTGCGGGTGAAGGCCACCGGCAACGGCGGTAGCGGGATCGACCAGACCATCATCCGGGCGTACCGCGCCGGGTGA
- a CDS encoding DUF998 domain-containing protein: protein MTPTAETPRRRTRLLLGCGTAAGLLFPVLSFGQAFTRSGFDLRRHAVSSLTLGGLGWLQVTAFVGTGVLAVAFAVGLWRALRPGRGGTTVPVLVGVYGVAMVGGGMFAPDPGLGWPPGAPTGLPEQASTGSVLHTVCGAAAFLSLIAAGLLLARRFAGHGNRTWALYSAVSAAAAFVLTALPWSEGSASIRFAVGAVLISGWLVALSWRARDEAA from the coding sequence ATGACACCAACCGCCGAGACACCGCGGCGCCGAACCCGTCTCCTGCTGGGCTGTGGCACGGCGGCCGGCCTCCTCTTTCCCGTCCTGTCGTTCGGCCAGGCGTTCACCCGATCCGGGTTCGACCTGCGGCGGCACGCGGTCAGCTCACTCACCCTCGGTGGCCTCGGCTGGTTGCAAGTCACCGCGTTCGTGGGCACCGGCGTGCTGGCCGTCGCCTTCGCGGTGGGCCTGTGGCGGGCGTTGCGACCGGGTCGGGGCGGCACGACGGTTCCGGTGCTGGTCGGCGTGTACGGGGTGGCGATGGTCGGCGGTGGGATGTTCGCCCCCGATCCCGGGCTCGGTTGGCCGCCGGGCGCCCCGACCGGCCTTCCGGAGCAGGCCAGCACGGGAAGTGTCCTGCACACGGTGTGCGGCGCGGCGGCGTTCCTGTCGCTGATCGCGGCCGGCCTGCTGCTCGCTCGACGGTTCGCCGGCCACGGCAACCGGACCTGGGCGCTCTACAGCGCCGTCAGCGCCGCCGCCGCCTTCGTGCTCACTGCTCTTCCCTGGAGCGAGGGGAGTGCGAGCATCCGCTTCGCCGTCGGAGCGGTGCTCATCTCCGGGTGGCTCGTGGCGCTCTCCTGGCGGGCGCGCGATGAGGCCGCCTGA
- a CDS encoding DUF2231 domain-containing protein, with amino-acid sequence MFEEFMGLPAHPLVLHAAVVFVPLLALLTIGYALVPLIRPHTRWVLGLLAVGAPIAALLAKLSGDAFFERMRAGNRVTPEFLPKLEAHQEFGDITLWAAILLGIVALALVWFVAPRAAGAGADGRPSRPLTLALQVLSVIAAGIAVYYVIRTGDSGAKAVWEGQ; translated from the coding sequence ATGTTCGAGGAGTTCATGGGCCTCCCCGCCCACCCGCTGGTGCTGCACGCCGCTGTCGTGTTCGTGCCGCTGCTGGCGCTCCTGACGATCGGCTACGCGCTCGTGCCGCTGATCCGGCCGCACACCCGTTGGGTGCTGGGGCTGCTCGCGGTGGGCGCGCCGATCGCGGCCCTGCTGGCGAAGCTCTCCGGCGACGCCTTCTTCGAGCGCATGCGCGCCGGCAACCGGGTGACCCCCGAGTTCCTGCCGAAGTTGGAGGCGCACCAGGAGTTCGGTGACATCACGCTCTGGGCCGCGATCCTGTTGGGGATCGTGGCGCTGGCGCTGGTCTGGTTCGTCGCGCCGAGGGCCGCCGGGGCGGGTGCCGACGGACGCCCCTCTCGACCGCTGACTCTCGCGTTGCAGGTGCTGTCGGTGATCGCCGCCGGCATCGCCGTGTACTACGTGATCCGCACCGGCGACTCCGGCGCGAAGGCGGTCTGGGAGGGTCAGTGA
- a CDS encoding SEC-C metal-binding domain-containing protein yields MPTRDVLTKADLAELRRSALGTANPLGVAADLAEAAEQGRLEDPDDAGDALTLAAEIAEIRARPEAALRYAEQAVAAYPSGDDPRAGFARALRARALFRAGGQDDEAMAELTALRPLLLTQPDAPAYVSAALDAGGRSSTAETWLSEAVDSLLGDRATGTGAATDAAVDLGPPDAPGVAFFLLQQRHRVRRNLNLPHDRQDDLADRLDTQLVRRAGERRDAESDLLFWPRAEFDTLISEHPALAEVYGPDWDAHRGRLEKELVRLRSAGQSGLGVFGATVAGLTAFAGRRDGDPTDAGVRAGYAAEVSARPSARIPWPPERNDACWCGSGLKYKKDCLPRSR; encoded by the coding sequence GTGCCGACGAGAGACGTACTCACCAAGGCTGACCTCGCTGAACTGCGCCGCTCGGCGCTCGGGACGGCCAACCCGCTCGGCGTCGCCGCCGACCTCGCCGAGGCGGCGGAGCAGGGCCGGCTGGAGGATCCGGACGACGCCGGGGACGCCCTGACCCTGGCCGCCGAGATCGCCGAGATCCGGGCGCGGCCCGAGGCGGCCCTGCGGTACGCGGAGCAGGCCGTGGCGGCGTACCCGTCCGGGGACGACCCGCGGGCCGGATTCGCCCGGGCGCTGCGGGCGCGGGCGCTGTTCCGGGCCGGTGGTCAGGACGACGAGGCGATGGCGGAGTTGACCGCCCTGCGCCCGTTGCTGCTCACGCAGCCCGACGCCCCCGCCTACGTCAGCGCGGCGCTGGACGCCGGTGGCCGTTCGTCGACCGCCGAGACCTGGCTGAGCGAGGCGGTCGACTCCCTGCTCGGCGACCGCGCGACCGGCACCGGCGCGGCCACCGACGCCGCTGTCGACCTCGGTCCGCCGGACGCGCCCGGAGTGGCCTTCTTCCTGCTGCAACAACGGCATCGGGTACGACGGAATCTGAACCTGCCGCACGACCGGCAGGACGACCTGGCGGACCGGCTGGACACCCAGCTCGTGCGCCGGGCCGGCGAGCGCAGGGACGCCGAGTCCGACCTGCTCTTCTGGCCTCGGGCCGAGTTCGACACGTTGATCTCGGAGCATCCCGCCCTCGCCGAGGTCTACGGCCCGGACTGGGACGCACACCGGGGCCGGTTGGAGAAGGAGCTGGTCCGACTCAGGAGCGCCGGTCAGTCCGGCCTGGGCGTGTTCGGCGCGACGGTGGCCGGGCTGACCGCGTTCGCCGGGCGGCGTGACGGCGACCCGACCGACGCGGGCGTCCGGGCGGGGTACGCGGCCGAGGTCTCGGCGCGGCCCAGCGCGCGCATCCCGTGGCCGCCGGAGCGCAACGACGCCTGCTGGTGCGGCTCCGGCCTGAAGTACAAGAAGGACTGCCTGCCCCGGTCGCGGTAG
- a CDS encoding NAD(P)H-binding protein — protein sequence MTTNAESILVMAGTGKTGRRLVPTLRAAGHHARAASRSGEVRFDWSRQDTWEPALAGASAVYLLAPEEPTLAADFVTRAADSGVRRIVALSGRGIDQVGDFSPGMVAAETAVRTSGVQWSIIRANNFSQNFSEDLWRQPLLDGRLALPIGVTPESPSSTPRTSPRWPRRS from the coding sequence ATGACGACGAACGCCGAGTCGATTCTCGTGATGGCCGGAACCGGTAAGACGGGCCGCCGGTTGGTACCGACGCTCCGGGCGGCGGGCCACCACGCCCGGGCGGCCTCCCGCTCGGGCGAGGTGCGCTTCGACTGGTCGCGGCAGGACACCTGGGAGCCGGCTCTGGCCGGTGCCTCGGCGGTCTATCTGCTGGCCCCGGAGGAGCCGACGCTGGCTGCCGACTTCGTGACGCGGGCGGCCGACTCGGGTGTGCGCCGGATCGTGGCGCTGTCCGGACGCGGGATCGACCAGGTTGGTGACTTCTCCCCCGGGATGGTCGCCGCGGAGACGGCCGTGCGGACGTCCGGTGTCCAGTGGTCGATCATCCGGGCGAACAACTTCAGCCAGAACTTCAGCGAGGACCTGTGGCGCCAACCGCTGCTCGACGGCCGACTGGCCCTGCCGATCGGCGTCACCCCGGAGAGCCCTTCGTCGACGCCCAGGACATCGCCGAGGTGGCCGCGACGCTCCTGA
- a CDS encoding AraC family transcriptional regulator: MDPFDSLLRSVHADGAAFGRSVLTPPSALRFTDGAPLTLCVPLRGEGWLSHPESDKPHLVRVGEVAAARGPAPFTFSAEPRSSFQPGELRDVRRGRTGAIDSTGADQTERLVLLVGVYHVRGRVPQRLLGALPPVLVVPDEHDCAPLRDYLDAQLDAGRPGRQIVLDRLLDWLLVCTVRDWFDQPDAEPPGWYRALSDDTVGPVLRAMHDAPGRPWTLASLAAQAGVSRSTLAKRFTDLVGEPPLTYLTDWRMTLAADVLAESTATVAAVAHQLGYADAFGFSAAFKRVHGVSPSGHRRLTRSGDQAA, translated from the coding sequence ATGGACCCGTTCGACAGTCTGCTGCGGAGCGTGCACGCGGACGGCGCGGCCTTCGGTCGTTCCGTCCTGACACCCCCCTCGGCGCTGCGGTTCACCGACGGTGCCCCGCTGACGCTCTGTGTTCCGCTGCGCGGCGAGGGTTGGCTCTCCCATCCGGAGAGCGACAAGCCCCACCTGGTACGGGTCGGGGAGGTCGCCGCCGCGCGTGGCCCGGCACCGTTCACGTTCTCGGCCGAGCCGCGATCGAGCTTCCAGCCGGGGGAACTCCGGGACGTCCGGCGCGGCCGGACCGGGGCGATCGACTCGACGGGCGCGGACCAGACCGAACGTCTCGTGCTGCTCGTCGGGGTGTACCACGTTCGAGGCCGGGTGCCCCAACGGCTGCTGGGCGCGCTGCCACCGGTGCTCGTCGTGCCGGACGAGCACGACTGCGCCCCACTGCGCGACTACCTGGACGCACAGCTCGACGCCGGCAGGCCCGGCCGCCAGATCGTGCTGGACCGCCTGTTGGACTGGTTGTTGGTGTGCACCGTGCGGGACTGGTTCGACCAACCGGACGCCGAGCCTCCCGGCTGGTACCGCGCGCTGAGCGACGACACCGTCGGCCCGGTGCTGCGCGCCATGCACGACGCCCCGGGTCGGCCGTGGACCCTCGCCAGCCTGGCCGCGCAGGCCGGAGTCTCCCGGTCCACACTGGCGAAACGGTTCACCGACCTCGTCGGCGAGCCGCCGCTGACCTACCTCACCGACTGGCGGATGACCCTGGCCGCCGACGTGCTGGCCGAATCGACGGCGACGGTCGCCGCTGTCGCACACCAACTGGGGTACGCGGACGCCTTCGGCTTCAGCGCGGCCTTCAAACGGGTCCACGGGGTGAGCCCGAGCGGACACCGCCGGCTCACCCGGAGCGGCGACCAGGCGGCGTGA
- a CDS encoding XRE family transcriptional regulator, with product MDEDFDRTLDAVGPRLKQLRQRRNITLADLAEETGISASTLSRLEAGLRRPTLEQLLPLARAHNVTIDELVDAPLTGDPRINLRPIAVGDGSTILPLTRRPGGIQAYKFVLPTGDDHRVPDLRTHEGFDWVYVLNGTLRLVLGDDELTLQPGEAAEFDTRTPHWFGATSSGPVEFLSLVGRQGERAHVRTSPNQVRPTRPPS from the coding sequence GTGGACGAAGACTTTGACCGCACCCTCGACGCTGTCGGCCCGCGGCTGAAGCAGCTACGGCAGCGCCGCAACATCACCCTCGCCGACCTGGCCGAGGAGACCGGCATCTCCGCCAGCACACTCTCCCGACTCGAAGCCGGCCTACGGCGCCCCACGCTCGAACAACTGCTCCCGCTCGCCCGCGCCCACAACGTCACCATCGACGAACTCGTCGACGCCCCACTGACCGGCGATCCCCGCATCAACCTGCGCCCCATCGCCGTCGGCGACGGCTCCACCATCCTGCCGCTGACGCGTAGGCCCGGCGGCATCCAGGCCTACAAGTTCGTCCTGCCCACCGGCGACGACCATCGCGTTCCCGATCTGCGCACCCATGAGGGCTTCGACTGGGTCTACGTCCTCAACGGCACCCTGCGTCTGGTCCTCGGTGACGACGAGCTCACCCTGCAACCCGGGGAAGCCGCCGAGTTCGATACCCGCACCCCCCACTGGTTCGGTGCCACCAGCTCCGGGCCCGTCGAATTCCTCAGCCTCGTCGGCAGGCAGGGCGAACGCGCACACGTACGCACCAGCCCGAACCAGGTGCGCCCCACCCGCCCGCCGTCATGA
- a CDS encoding aldo/keto reductase, whose translation MTIPHLTAADGTALPAIGLGTYQLNGSAGVDAIGHAIRAGYRLLDSAVNYENEGAVGRAARSAGDVRDELIVTSKLPGRHHDYDAALTTIEESVFRTGLDRVDLYLIHWPNPKEDKYVQAWRALIEARERGLVRHIGLSNFLPEHIERLVAETGVAPVVNQIEVHPYFPQQEALDYHREQGILVQGWSPLGHGNDLMRHPVIVEIANALGVSPAQTILAWHVARQVIPLPKAASPQRQAENLDVFGITLTDAQVEVITALGRPDGRLSDQDPAVYEEF comes from the coding sequence ATGACGATTCCCCATCTGACGGCTGCCGACGGCACCGCCCTGCCGGCGATCGGGCTCGGCACGTACCAGCTGAACGGTTCGGCGGGCGTCGACGCGATCGGGCACGCGATCCGGGCCGGTTACCGGTTGCTCGATTCGGCGGTGAACTACGAGAACGAGGGCGCGGTCGGCCGGGCCGCCCGTTCGGCGGGCGACGTGCGGGACGAGTTGATCGTCACGTCGAAGCTGCCGGGGCGGCACCACGACTACGACGCGGCACTGACCACCATCGAGGAGAGTGTGTTCCGCACCGGCCTCGACCGGGTCGACCTGTACCTGATCCACTGGCCGAACCCCAAGGAAGACAAGTACGTGCAGGCGTGGCGGGCGCTGATCGAGGCGCGCGAGCGTGGTCTGGTGCGGCACATCGGGCTCTCCAACTTCCTGCCGGAGCACATCGAGCGGTTGGTGGCCGAGACCGGGGTGGCCCCGGTGGTCAACCAGATCGAGGTGCACCCGTACTTCCCGCAGCAGGAGGCGCTCGACTACCACCGGGAGCAGGGGATCCTGGTGCAGGGGTGGAGCCCGCTCGGCCACGGCAACGACCTGATGCGGCACCCCGTGATCGTGGAGATCGCGAACGCCCTCGGCGTCAGCCCGGCGCAGACCATCCTCGCCTGGCACGTGGCCCGCCAGGTGATCCCGCTGCCCAAGGCCGCGTCGCCGCAGCGGCAGGCCGAGAACCTCGACGTCTTCGGCATCACGCTCACCGACGCACAGGTCGAGGTCATCACCGCGCTGGGCCGCCCGGACGGTCGGCTCTCCGATCAAGACCCAGCGGTGTACGAGGAGTTCTGA